The Phormidium yuhuli AB48 DNA window CTGGGGTGATTGATGTGGGGAAGAGGCAATAGGCAATAGGCAAGAGGCAATAGGCAATAGGCAATAGCAACGGATATGGGAGAATCAGGGGGGGAGTTGTTGGTTGGCGGTTATGACCAAATTAGTGGTGTTACATCTGATTGGGGATTTAGAGACTCGCGGCTTTGAGGTGATTTTGGAAGTGGGCGAGGTGGGGGTGCGTCCTCAGTTGCGGGTGAAGGGGACGTTACCGGCCAGTCCGGAGTTGGCTGAACGGGTGCGATCGCATTGGCAAGACCATTATCGAACCTTCACACGCTCTCAGACGGCTCGCATTAAGCCCAAGTTGATAGGGATGGGCCATGCGATGGATGCTTGTAAAACTTCGGCAGCCCAGTTAGGACTTGCCTTTCAGCGTTGGCTGACGGGGGAGGGGTTCCAGGCAATTGATCACCGTCTGCGGGAGGTGTTGAGTCTTGAGGATGAGATTCGTTTAGCCATCGCCAGTGAGAGTGAGGGGGTGCGACAACTTCCTTGGCATTTGTGGGAGTTTTACCGCCGTTATGGCAAAACGGAGGTGATGTTTTCCCCGGTAACGGGAAGTCAACCGCCGAGTCCCCCTGGGCAAGGTCCTGGGAGGTTGCGGATTTTGGCGATTTTGGGCAGCGATGAGGGGATTGATGTGGCGGGCGATCGCCGCTTCTTGGAGGGGTTACGGGGGGCTGAGGTCACGTTTTTGGTAGCGCCGAGTCGTCAGATGATTAGCGATCGCCTTTGGGAGAGACCTTGGGACATTCTCTTTTTTGCCGGCCACAGTGAGACCCAGGGCCAGCGCGGCTGTCTGTATCTCAATGCTGAGGAACAGTTGAGCCTGGATGAGTTGCAATATGGTCTGTCGAAGGCGATTCAACGGGGGTTGAGATTGGCGATTTTTAATTCCTGTGATGGTTTGGGCTTAACGACGGCCTTAGATGACTGTGCCATTCCCCAGATGATTGTCATGCGGGAGGCGGTTCCTGATCGGGTGGCCCAGCTTTTTCTGAAACAGTTTCTGGAGCTGTTGTCTCAAGGGGTTCCCTTCCATTTGGCAGTTCGGGAGGCCCGGGAACGGTTACAGGGGATTGAAGATCGCTTTCCCTGTGCCAGTTGGCTGCCAGTGGTTGTCCAACATCCCGATGCGATCGCCCCCCAATGGCCCCTTGAGTCTCAGGGGTTCAGGGACTTGCGGCGCTGGCTCGTTCAACGCTTGCAACGGCGGAGATTGAGCGGGTTAGTGGGGGGGATCGCGATCGCCATGACCGTTTGGGGACGAGCCTCATTGGGAGGCTGGCTACATCAACAGGGGATTACCTTATATCGAGACCATCGCTATGACCAAGCTGAAGACCTCTGGAATCTGACCCTCAAAGTTGATCCTGGACGACGGGCAACACTCTATATGTTGGGTCATCTGCATGAACAGGTGGGAGATGATGAGGTAGCCTTGCAGTGGTACGGGGCCGCCAGCCGCCGGGGACTGCCTCAGGCCTATCGTCGTCAGGCCCAGATGCTGCTGCGGCAGGGAGAGAACATCGATTTTGCCGTGGCCTTAACTGAAAAAGGCTTATCTATCTTGAAACAACACGGGAGTTTAGGCATAGAAGAGATGCGAACAACTCTGGCCTGGGGCTTATGGCAACAGGGACAACGGGCTCAGGCCTATCAGCACCTCGATGCCGTGTTAGAGTCGTCTCATGAGGTTCCCCTAGCCTATTGTTTCTATGGGGCAATGTTAACAGAGGAGGGGTTAGAGGAGGAAGCCCTCCCCTTGTGGCAGTCCTGTCTCGATACGACAGATGTGCGTCATCGGGATGAGGCCTATTGGCACAATCTGGCTCGAATGATACTGAACCGTTAAGGACCATTATTCGGGGAGAGCGGATTTAGGGTCGCCAGAAAAAAATCTGTCGTTCGCGTCAGAGTCATAAATTTCCCAAAAATTGGCGTTCTTATAGTAGAACGCAATACAAACGGGAGATACCTTGATGCGGACTTGGTTGTCACTGCTGTTGGTGTGGGTACTGGTGTTAGGAGGGGTGGTTACGGTGGAAGAGCCTCGATGTGAAGATGTGAATGGGGATGCGATCGTCTGCTAGTCCCCATCAAACCGCTGTCGATGGTAGCGCCGCAGACTCAATGGAGAATAGGGGATTCGAACCCCTGACCTCTGCGGTGCGATCGCAGCGCTCTACCAGCTGAGCTAATTCCCCGAATCGTAATTATTGAAGCTAGCATACTTTTCTTTCAATGTCAAGACCCTGAAGGAGGTGCAGTGGGGCTGGGGTCAAACGCCGCCTGCACCCGGTCCAACTCCAACTCTCCTAACTCATCCACTACCCAATCCACCTGTCGCTGTAACATATGCACTGGATAGGTATTCGCCACCCCCAGCACCTGCATTCCCGCCCGCCGGGCCGCCTCAATCCCCGCCGGACTATCTTCAATGGCCAAACAGTCCTGCGGCTGCAACTCCAACTCAGGATAAAACCCATTCAACTGCTGCACCGCCAACAAATAGCCCTCCGGGTCTGGTTTACTCGTCACCGTATCATCCCCCGTTACGCGAACGGGAAACTGAGACAATAATTCAATCTGGTCCAACACCGTCTCCACCTCTTGCCGCAACGCCCCACTCACCAGGGCTAACTTGAGATGATCCAGCCGTAACTTGAGGATAAAATCAACTAACCCCGGATAAATCGGCAACGTTTCTAACCCCTGAATCCGTTGACGATAGGCCTGAGACTTGCGTTCCATCAACTCCTGCAACGCCTGAGGAGTTAATACCCGTCCCTGACGCTCCCATAACGCCTGTAACCCAGCGCGATCGCTCCGGCCCAAACAAACTTCCTGAATCTCCTCTTTATCGGGTCGTAAATTCTCTGACAACAGCAATTCAGCAATCAACTCCAGATGAATTGCCTCATCATCAATAATGATGCCATTAAAATCAAAAATAACCGCTTTTAATACCATACTTTCTATACCCTTGCTCAACATTAACACCGGGAAAAATCCGACGTAGCCTACTGGCTAAGTGATGCGTTCCGGCAAGTTGAAATCGATGGTTTGAGGTCAATACCTTAACTGATGCCGGAACGCATCCTACCTCCTCTCTTTCTCTGTGTCCTTTGTGCCTCTGTGGTTCCCCCTCCTCCCCCTTCTCAAGCAAACACCATCCCCTCCGACACCGACTCCTCCTCAATCCACTCTTGGCCGGGTATCGGCTTTACTCCCCGGGTCACCTGATGAATCCACCAATGCGTCCGTGTTTCTACAGTAGCGAATCCCGCCTGCCGCATCCAGTCCCCCACATCCTCCTGGGCATACTCAGCAATATAGGGTTCCTCAAACACCTCCATCAACCAGGGGGTTTGCCGTAAACTGGCCTGATTGCCATCAAGAACCACTACCTCCCCACCCACTCGCAGCAAGCGGAAACATTCCCGCAAAATCTCCTGACTCACCGCTGGCGGGGTTTCATGGAACAGTAACGACAGAGAAATCAAATCAAAACTGTTCTCCTCCAATCCCGTGTCCTCCGCCATTCCCTGTCGCCAATCAATCTGTAACCCCTCCCCCGTGGCCTTATGCCGGGCCATCACCAACATATAAGGAGACAAATCCAACCCCACCACCTTCGCCTCAGGAAAGCGACGCTTTAACAACAACGTCGTCGACCCCGTTCCACAGCCTAAATCCAGAATCCGGCGGGGTTGCGATCGCACCGCCTCAATCACCCCCTCCCGGACCCAACCCTCATTGGGGGGCAACACATACTGAGTAATCGGATCATAAGACACCGCCGCCCCCGCATTAAGATAGCCCCCCTCAATGCCATGAAAATTCTGAGAGCGATAATACTCAGGATAGACCCACCCCGGTCGCCGAAAGCGGTCCGCCTCCATCTGCCAATCAATCCGTTCAAACTGGCGTTTCATCGCCTCCCGGTCCAACAGCGGGTCCAGCATCGACCCCAAAAAGCGGTCCCATAACGTCGTTTGTCCAGTCGCCATAGCCCATCTTGCGAAGCATCAACATCTCTTAAGATAGTCCAACTCCCCCATGACCGGGCAACCCGAGGGCGATCGCCCATCCCGGCCCTTCCCCGACTATGGCAGAATGAACCCAGGGTTTACCGATCGCACCAGTTCCATGACCAAATTTATCTTCATCACCGGCGGCGTTGTGTCCAGTATTGGCAAAGGCATCGTCGCCGCCAGTTTAGGGCGTTTACTCAAATCCCGAAACTACTCCGTCTCCATCCTCAAACTCGACCCCTATATTAACGTCGATCCGGGAACCATGAGTCCCTTCCAACATGGAGAAGTCTTCGTCACCCAAGACGGGGCCGAAACCGACCTCGACCTGGGCCACTACGAACGCTTCACCGACACCTCCATGTCGCGCCTCAACAGCGTCACCACCGGGTCCATCTACCAATCCGTCATCAACAAAGAACGTCGGGGCGACTACGAAGGGGGAACCGTCCAAGTCATCCCCCATATCACCGGCGAAATCCGTTCTCGCATTCGTCGTGTCGCCCGCAACACCAACCCCGACATCGTCATCGCCGAAATTGGCGGAACCGTCGGCGACATCGAATCCCTACCCTTCCTCGAAGCTATCCGGCAATTCCGTAAAGACGTGGGCCGAGAAAACCTCATGTACGTCCATGTCACCCTCATGCCCTGGCTACGGGCCGCCGGGGAAATGAAAACCAAACCCACCCAGCATTCCGTCAAAGAACTGCGATCGATTGGTATCCAACCCGATATGCTCGTCTGTCGCTGTGAACGTCCCCTCACCGAAGGTCTCAAAGAAAAACTCTCGGAATTTTGCGATGTTCCCGTCCATCGCGTCATCACCGCCGCCGACGCCGGTAGCATCTATGAAGTCCCCCTCGTCCTGGAACAAGAAGGCCTGGCCCAATCGGTCCTCGACTGTCTCCACCTCGACCAACGAGACCCCGACCTCGACGGCTGGCGGACCCTCATCAATCGCATGAAGAACCCCAAACGGGAACTGGAAATCGCCATCGTCGGCAAATACATCCAACTCTCCGACGCCTACCTCTCCGTCGTCGAAGCCCTCAACCACGCCGCCGTCCAATGTGGCAGTCAACTCAAACTGCGCTGGGTCAACTCCGAAGACCTGGAACAATTTCCCCAAGGGGACCAACTCCAGGGCGTCGCCGGCATCGTTGTCCCTGGCGGCTTCGGCAGTCGTGGCATTGAC harbors:
- a CDS encoding CHAT domain-containing tetratricopeptide repeat protein gives rise to the protein MTKLVVLHLIGDLETRGFEVILEVGEVGVRPQLRVKGTLPASPELAERVRSHWQDHYRTFTRSQTARIKPKLIGMGHAMDACKTSAAQLGLAFQRWLTGEGFQAIDHRLREVLSLEDEIRLAIASESEGVRQLPWHLWEFYRRYGKTEVMFSPVTGSQPPSPPGQGPGRLRILAILGSDEGIDVAGDRRFLEGLRGAEVTFLVAPSRQMISDRLWERPWDILFFAGHSETQGQRGCLYLNAEEQLSLDELQYGLSKAIQRGLRLAIFNSCDGLGLTTALDDCAIPQMIVMREAVPDRVAQLFLKQFLELLSQGVPFHLAVREARERLQGIEDRFPCASWLPVVVQHPDAIAPQWPLESQGFRDLRRWLVQRLQRRRLSGLVGGIAIAMTVWGRASLGGWLHQQGITLYRDHRYDQAEDLWNLTLKVDPGRRATLYMLGHLHEQVGDDEVALQWYGAASRRGLPQAYRRQAQMLLRQGENIDFAVALTEKGLSILKQHGSLGIEEMRTTLAWGLWQQGQRAQAYQHLDAVLESSHEVPLAYCFYGAMLTEEGLEEEALPLWQSCLDTTDVRHRDEAYWHNLARMILNR
- a CDS encoding HAD family hydrolase: MVLKAVIFDFNGIIIDDEAIHLELIAELLLSENLRPDKEEIQEVCLGRSDRAGLQALWERQGRVLTPQALQELMERKSQAYRQRIQGLETLPIYPGLVDFILKLRLDHLKLALVSGALRQEVETVLDQIELLSQFPVRVTGDDTVTSKPDPEGYLLAVQQLNGFYPELELQPQDCLAIEDSPAGIEAARRAGMQVLGVANTYPVHMLQRQVDWVVDELGELELDRVQAAFDPSPTAPPSGS
- a CDS encoding class I SAM-dependent methyltransferase translates to MATGQTTLWDRFLGSMLDPLLDREAMKRQFERIDWQMEADRFRRPGWVYPEYYRSQNFHGIEGGYLNAGAAVSYDPITQYVLPPNEGWVREGVIEAVRSQPRRILDLGCGTGSTTLLLKRRFPEAKVVGLDLSPYMLVMARHKATGEGLQIDWRQGMAEDTGLEENSFDLISLSLLFHETPPAVSQEILRECFRLLRVGGEVVVLDGNQASLRQTPWLMEVFEEPYIAEYAQEDVGDWMRQAGFATVETRTHWWIHQVTRGVKPIPGQEWIEEESVSEGMVFA
- a CDS encoding CTP synthase; translated protein: MTKFIFITGGVVSSIGKGIVAASLGRLLKSRNYSVSILKLDPYINVDPGTMSPFQHGEVFVTQDGAETDLDLGHYERFTDTSMSRLNSVTTGSIYQSVINKERRGDYEGGTVQVIPHITGEIRSRIRRVARNTNPDIVIAEIGGTVGDIESLPFLEAIRQFRKDVGRENLMYVHVTLMPWLRAAGEMKTKPTQHSVKELRSIGIQPDMLVCRCERPLTEGLKEKLSEFCDVPVHRVITAADAGSIYEVPLVLEQEGLAQSVLDCLHLDQRDPDLDGWRTLINRMKNPKRELEIAIVGKYIQLSDAYLSVVEALNHAAVQCGSQLKLRWVNSEDLEQFPQGDQLQGVAGIVVPGGFGSRGIDGKINAIRYAREQQIPFLGLCLGMQCAVIEWARHVAHLGDANSSEFDPNTSNPVISLLPEQEDVVDLGGTMRLGLYPCRLTEGTHTFACYNQEVVYERHRHRYEFNNAYRSLFLETGYSISGTSPDGRLVEIIEMPNHPFFVATQFHPEFESRPNHPHPLFEGFIKTALNLTSRLTPDPPSSEGLDETLESAAQVL